From a region of the Lactuca sativa cultivar Salinas chromosome 4, Lsat_Salinas_v11, whole genome shotgun sequence genome:
- the LOC111888797 gene encoding alpha-1,3-arabinosyltransferase XAT2: MKYDEIFARSFSRHDQRRFGYGALVACIIVTCCLCTVFKPYLGPLPVSNLRLTLVDGLKLMMVSERATKPLEAYVEIEETKQICNTSKQRSDSCEMKGDVRIQGNSSTIFVLSSHRKNASWTIKPYARKGDISAMESVTNFTVKVIQEKIETMPTCTKSHNVPAIVFSVGGYAGNNFHAFTDVIIPLYETSREFNREVKFLVANKRSGWTRKFQEVLDKLSRYEIIDIDEGNEVHCFPSMIVGLRKDEGKELYTNSVKDFTRFLRSSYSLERSTAIKLTNDYAKKPRLLIVSRKKTRTFTNVKDVVHAAQDIGFEVVVAEMNANLTQVSRLVNSCDVMMGVHGAGITNMLFLPENGVLIQVVPIGNMDWIANTYFGVPSATMGLKYLEYKINKMESTLIEKYSLNHQVFMDPISIQKKGWDPYKSIYLDKQNVMLNVTRFKDTLSKALELLHS; this comes from the exons ATGAAATACGATGAGATTTTTGCTCGAAGCTTTAGTCGACACGACCAGAGAAGATTCGGGTATGGTGCATTGGTTGCTTGTATTATAGTCACATGTTGTTTGTGCACCGTGTTCAAGCCTTACCTCGGCCCTTTACCTGTTT CGAATCTAAGGTTGACGTTGGTTGATGGGCTCAAATTGATGATGGTTTCCGAAAGAGCCACCAAACCCTTGGAAGCTT ATGTTGAAATAGAAGAAACGAAGCAAATTTGCAACACCTCAAAACAAAGATCAGATAGTTGTGAGATGAAGGGCGATGTAAGAATTCAAGGGAATTCCTCCACCATTTTTGTGTTATCTTCGCACCGAAAAAATGCCTCATGGACCATAAAGCCTTATGCTCGTAAAGGTGACATAAGTGCAATGGAAAGTGTAACAAACTTTACTGTCAAAGTGATCCAAGAAAAAATTGAAACCATGCCCACATGCACCAAATCTCACAATGTACCAGCCATAGTCTTTTCAGTTGGTGGTTACGCCGGTAACAATTTTCATGCCTTTACAGATGTCATCATCCCTCTTTACGAAACTTCTCGAGAATTCAATCGTGAAGTGAAGTTTCTCGTGGCCAATAAACGGTCTGGATGGACTAGAAAATTCCAAGAAGTATTAGATAAATTATCGAGGTACGAAATCATTGATATTGACGAAGGAAATGAAGTACATTGCTTCCCGAGTATGATTGTGGGTCTTAGAAAAGATGAAGGAAAAGAGCTATACACTAACTCGGTGAAGGATTTCACAAGGTTCTTGAGAAGTTCCTATTCATTAGAGCGATCAACCGCTATAAAGTTAACAAATGATTATGCCAAAAAACCTCGGCTCCTTATAGTTTCAAGAAAAAAAACAAGAACTTTCACGAATGTGAAAGACGTGGTTCATGCAGCACAAGATATAGGATTTGAGGTGGTTGTGGCTGAGATGAATGCAAATCTTACGCAAGTTTCAAGGCTTGTAAACTCATGTGATGTGATGATGGGAGTTCATGGTGCTGGGATAACCAATATGCTTTTTCTTCCTGAAAATGGTGTGTTGATACAAGTCGTTCCAATAGGCAACATGGATTGGATAGCAAACACTTATTTTGGAGTGCCTTCAGCGACAATGGGTTTGAAGTACTTGGAGTATAAGATAAACAAAATGGAAAGCACTTTGATAGAGAAATATTCACTTAATCATCAGGTGTTCATGGATCCAATTTCAATTCAAAAGAAAGGTTGGGATCCTTATAAATCAATTTATTTGGATAAACAAAATGTAATGCTCAATGTGACTAGATTCAAAGATACACTATCAAAAGCCCTTGAACTTCTCCATTCGTAG